The following proteins are encoded in a genomic region of Candidatus Beckwithbacteria bacterium:
- a CDS encoding GNAT family N-acetyltransferase — protein MLKMKIQILKDKGTAKRIGDFLTSTDAFTHTWAPDEKALVRQAPFDSLKNEKHCYWYIEENDKIIAAMGVRENCYGSGGYEMNEDYLAVHKDYRKKGIATQMLKEVENFVKNLKGRYIHILSCDTDLYIPARAFYEKSGYRKVAEIPDYYVEGEGRIDYFKSFK, from the coding sequence ATGCTCAAAATGAAAATACAAATTCTAAAAGATAAAGGAACTGCCAAAAGAATTGGCGATTTTTTAACTAGTACAGATGCTTTTACTCATACCTGGGCACCAGATGAAAAAGCTTTGGTGAGACAAGCTCCTTTTGACAGCCTTAAAAACGAAAAACATTGCTACTGGTACATAGAAGAGAATGACAAAATCATTGCTGCTATGGGAGTAAGAGAAAATTGCTATGGTAGTGGTGGATACGAGATGAACGAGGACTATCTTGCTGTTCATAAAGATTATAGAAAAAAAGGTATTGCTACACAGATGTTAAAAGAGGTTGAGAATTTTGTTAAAAATTTGAAAGGCAGGTATATCCACATTTTAAGCTGTGATACGGATTTATATATTCCTGCTCGGGCATTTTATGAAAAAAGTGGCTATAGAAAAGTAGCTGAGATTCCTGATTACTACGTTGAAGGTGAGGGAAGAATAGATTACTTCAAGTCATTTAAATAG
- a CDS encoding O-antigen ligase family protein, producing MQQFFALGVLLLTLLLPFGNLERVSLVNQTINFYLHDLLIAVLLLSQIKQIWPSFIRHRYLIGFTLFSIVSLILSLDFLQAKEVLIASLYLWRYLSYLIFFLILMQYKYDWLQFRLPIYLSFSIILSMLFGLVQYFAFPNLESLYSAGWDRHNYRLVGTWLDANFTGLLLSMFLLWIIYKLLKLPPNPYKLLVFKKRYYSILALLAFITLLLTYSRSSFLAFLIALLVLFFKKNRYYFLAIALVFLILIPFLPQRFGEGTKLLRTSTIEARLGNYQQGIELFKQKPLFGYGFNTLRYIRNNQEELALPSHSAAGLDNSLLFLLVTVGFFGTSQFILFWHRQLKNLAKPIVISLAVAIVVHSMFTNSVFYPFVMLYLYLFLAEIKMFKAKI from the coding sequence ATGCAACAATTCTTTGCTCTTGGCGTCTTGCTACTAACTTTATTACTTCCGTTTGGTAATTTAGAGCGGGTCAGTTTAGTTAATCAAACTATCAATTTTTATTTGCACGATTTACTTATCGCTGTTTTACTACTAAGTCAAATCAAACAAATTTGGCCAAGTTTTATCAGGCACCGCTACCTGATTGGTTTTACCTTGTTTTCAATTGTGTCATTGATCTTAAGTCTGGATTTTTTGCAAGCTAAAGAAGTGTTGATTGCCAGCCTTTATTTATGGCGCTATCTGAGCTACCTGATTTTCTTCTTAATTTTAATGCAGTATAAATATGATTGGCTGCAATTTCGTTTGCCAATTTACCTATCTTTTTCGATCATCCTTTCTATGCTGTTTGGATTGGTCCAGTATTTTGCTTTTCCCAATTTAGAATCTTTATATTCAGCCGGTTGGGATCGCCACAACTATCGGCTAGTAGGAACCTGGCTGGACGCCAATTTTACCGGCTTATTGCTGTCCATGTTTTTGCTCTGGATTATCTACAAATTACTAAAATTACCACCTAATCCTTATAAACTGCTGGTTTTTAAAAAACGCTACTATTCAATCTTAGCTTTGTTGGCTTTTATTACTTTATTGCTAACATACAGCCGCAGTTCGTTTTTAGCGTTTTTGATTGCTTTACTGGTTTTATTTTTCAAAAAAAACCGCTATTACTTTTTGGCAATTGCTCTGGTATTTTTGATTTTAATTCCTTTCCTGCCGCAACGTTTTGGTGAAGGTACTAAGCTACTACGCACCAGTACCATCGAAGCCCGGCTTGGCAACTATCAGCAGGGAATAGAGCTTTTCAAACAAAAACCTTTGTTTGGCTATGGCTTTAACACTTTACGCTACATCCGTAATAATCAGGAAGAGCTGGCTTTGCCGTCTCATTCGGCTGCCGGTTTGGATAATAGCCTGTTATTTTTACTGGTCACTGTTGGGTTTTTTGGGACCAGCCAGTTTATTCTCTTCTGGCATCGCCAGCTTAAAAATTTGGCTAAACCAATCGTTATCAGCTTAGCCGTAGCTATTGTGGTACATAGTATGTTTACCAATAGCGTTTTTTACCCATTTGTGATGTTGTATCTATATTTGTTTTTAGCGGAAATTAAGATGTTTAAAGCCAAAATTTAG
- a CDS encoding glycosyltransferase family 2 protein: MNKLSVVILVKNAGKTLQACLDSVKFADEIILMDDFSIDSSVAIIEKFSLPQSLGISYREGTYPKIRYYLVHLKNDFSYIRNKAMRRAKNNWVLFLDADEYLTPQLEAEIRQILTDPKDYKGFYFKRKDIFFGKTLRYGETGHIKLLRLGRKWAGQWQGNVHETWHINGKVGSLKAEIMHDRQFSSREFLDRLDWYSTLQAQSFWEQKRQEPFIAVLALPLAKFCQNYIFKLGLLDGFAGLTMAWLMSWHSLLVRIKLRILWQNHGQSYFAIPE, encoded by the coding sequence ATGAATAAACTTTCAGTAGTTATCTTGGTTAAAAATGCTGGCAAAACACTGCAAGCCTGTCTTGATAGTGTCAAATTTGCAGATGAAATTATTTTGATGGATGATTTTTCTATTGATAGTAGTGTGGCTATTATTGAAAAATTTAGTCTTCCTCAAAGCTTGGGGATTAGCTATCGGGAAGGCACTTATCCTAAAATTCGCTACTATCTCGTTCATCTGAAAAATGATTTTTCCTATATTAGAAACAAGGCCATGCGCCGGGCTAAAAATAATTGGGTTTTATTTTTGGATGCCGATGAATATTTGACTCCGCAACTAGAAGCTGAAATCAGGCAAATCCTTACTGACCCCAAAGACTACAAAGGTTTTTATTTCAAAAGAAAAGATATTTTTTTTGGCAAAACCTTGCGTTACGGTGAAACTGGCCATATTAAATTGCTAAGATTGGGCCGGAAATGGGCCGGGCAATGGCAGGGGAATGTCCACGAAACTTGGCATATTAATGGTAAGGTCGGCTCGCTAAAAGCTGAGATTATGCACGACCGCCAGTTTAGTAGCAGAGAATTTCTGGATCGACTCGACTGGTATAGCACTTTGCAGGCTCAAAGTTTCTGGGAGCAAAAAAGACAGGAGCCTTTTATAGCAGTTTTAGCTCTGCCTTTGGCTAAGTTTTGTCAAAATTATATTTTTAAATTGGGGCTTTTAGATGGTTTTGCGGGTCTGACTATGGCTTGGCTCATGAGTTGGCATTCGCTACTGGTTCGGATTAAATTGCGAATTTTATGGCAAAATCACGGCCAAAGCTACTTTGCCATACCAGAGTAA
- a CDS encoding glycosyltransferase family 2 protein codes for MKQNKIGIIIIHYGNWAITEACLNSLVNLQNKNFSVYVVLVDNYFLKDKNIKRHRIINKYIKETKNTGFAKGNNIGIKACLKADCTHILFLNNDTIVEPDFLQNLLNHQYGNNAFFGPVIEHKVGHQTLYDYGGMVDWPKCQPKHINKKSFFPKGKPLQRDFVSGCCLLMPVEAAQKLNGFDESFFMYLEDVDLCLRAAKLAYKTYLIPQAKIFHKGSQSATEFAKIVYSLKNVFTLIIRHCPKKYWLSAFSFNLFFYPALYLRWQGRKIKKYIFNI; via the coding sequence ATGAAGCAAAATAAAATAGGCATTATCATCATTCATTATGGCAATTGGGCAATCACTGAGGCTTGTCTGAATTCGTTAGTTAATCTTCAAAATAAAAATTTTTCTGTATATGTAGTGCTAGTTGATAATTATTTTTTAAAAGATAAAAATATTAAACGACATAGAATTATCAACAAATACATAAAAGAAACAAAAAATACCGGATTTGCCAAAGGCAATAATATAGGTATCAAAGCTTGTCTAAAAGCCGACTGCACCCACATCTTATTTTTAAATAACGATACAATTGTTGAACCGGATTTTTTGCAAAACTTACTTAACCATCAATATGGTAATAACGCTTTCTTTGGTCCAGTTATTGAACACAAAGTTGGTCATCAGACACTCTATGATTATGGTGGCATGGTTGATTGGCCTAAGTGCCAGCCTAAACATATTAATAAAAAAAGTTTTTTTCCGAAGGGGAAACCTTTACAACGTGATTTTGTTTCTGGTTGTTGTCTTTTAATGCCAGTTGAAGCTGCTCAAAAATTAAATGGTTTTGATGAATCTTTTTTTATGTATCTTGAAGATGTTGATTTATGTTTACGGGCAGCTAAATTAGCTTATAAAACTTATCTTATTCCTCAGGCTAAAATTTTTCATAAAGGCAGTCAGTCTGCCACTGAATTTGCTAAAATTGTATATAGTTTAAAAAATGTTTTTACGTTAATTATCAGGCATTGCCCAAAAAAATATTGGTTGAGTGCTTTTAGTTTTAATCTGTTTTTTTATCCGGCTTTATATTTGCGTTGGCAAGGGAGAAAGATTAAAAAATATATTTTTAACATATGA
- a CDS encoding L,D-transpeptidase has product MQMWKLSLATIFLSLFLVFLSSSSLLPKSSSPDFIKNAFTITGTYDESKTQATFLDKTFQIPTQPTVEAVLGEQSNTGFGKMIGSNKRIYVDLTNQRLYAYEGDKMVYNFLVSTGKWGRTPTGKFKIWIKLRYTLMSGGSQELGTYYYLPNVPFTMFFYNDEVPQYVGYGIHGTYWHDNFGHPMSHGCVNMRNEDVEKLYYWAGPDLQGKESIKATDDNPGTEIIIYGEAPLE; this is encoded by the coding sequence ATGCAAATGTGGAAGCTGTCACTGGCAACTATTTTCCTTTCCTTATTTCTAGTTTTCCTATCTTCCAGCTCGCTTTTACCAAAATCAAGCTCTCCAGATTTTATCAAAAATGCCTTTACGATTACTGGTACTTATGATGAAAGCAAAACTCAGGCAACGTTTTTAGATAAAACTTTTCAAATACCAACCCAGCCAACAGTCGAGGCAGTACTAGGAGAGCAAAGCAATACAGGTTTTGGTAAGATGATTGGCTCCAATAAACGAATTTATGTAGACCTCACTAATCAACGGCTTTATGCCTATGAAGGCGATAAAATGGTTTATAACTTCCTGGTTTCCACTGGTAAATGGGGACGCACTCCTACTGGCAAATTTAAAATTTGGATAAAACTGCGTTATACCCTTATGTCTGGTGGTTCCCAAGAACTAGGAACTTACTATTATCTACCCAATGTGCCTTTTACCATGTTTTTTTACAATGATGAAGTCCCACAATATGTTGGTTATGGTATTCATGGTACTTATTGGCATGACAATTTTGGACACCCCATGTCTCATGGCTGCGTCAATATGCGCAATGAAGATGTTGAAAAACTCTACTACTGGGCTGGTCCGGATTTACAAGGTAAAGAAAGCATTAAAGCTACGGACGATAATCCTGGCACAGAAATCATTATTTATGGCGAGGCGCCCCTAGAATAG
- a CDS encoding glycosyltransferase family 4 protein: protein MKIAFIRGPYLNNFELQSYYPMLKDGSIQMTGFASRKPMHQVRIQTKKLWSPVDLPNFPYKLPILNRILADAMYLYGLERALRGSDIAHVRETYFHFTKQAILARQKGYIKKVLVTCSETIPFNHETIWGRHQLKQFVIKNADHFHCLSQKAKKALIAEGVSEDKITVISYGVDLNHFKSVQTKPKSKVVKALFIGRLEEQKGVFELVQVWQKIRKNHPFTQLEVLGSGPLEKYIKRHGVIPKKIPYQQIVKHMQQVDLLILPSKPTKYWEEYLGMVLLESMATGLPIVTTSCGAIPEVVGDAALMVKPGDSEQLYKTWRQMIEDISLRNKLSQKGLKRAKTHFDANKQAEKLKKLYQTILGAPRHK, encoded by the coding sequence ATGAAAATCGCCTTTATTCGTGGACCATACCTAAATAATTTTGAACTACAGAGTTATTACCCAATGCTTAAAGATGGATCAATTCAAATGACTGGCTTTGCAAGTAGGAAGCCAATGCACCAAGTACGCATTCAAACTAAAAAGCTATGGTCGCCTGTGGATTTACCGAACTTCCCATATAAATTACCTATTTTAAATAGAATTTTGGCGGATGCCATGTACCTTTATGGTCTTGAGAGGGCTCTACGTGGCTCTGATATTGCTCATGTCAGAGAAACGTACTTCCATTTTACTAAACAGGCAATTTTGGCTCGACAAAAAGGTTATATAAAGAAAGTTTTAGTAACTTGCTCAGAAACCATTCCTTTCAACCATGAGACTATTTGGGGGCGGCACCAGCTTAAACAGTTTGTCATTAAGAATGCTGATCATTTTCATTGCCTTAGTCAGAAAGCCAAAAAAGCCTTGATTGCTGAAGGAGTGAGTGAAGATAAGATTACTGTTATTAGCTATGGTGTTGATTTAAACCATTTCAAGTCTGTTCAAACTAAACCTAAGAGTAAAGTAGTCAAGGCTCTGTTTATTGGTAGGCTGGAAGAACAAAAAGGGGTTTTCGAGCTAGTACAAGTCTGGCAGAAAATACGCAAAAACCACCCTTTTACTCAATTGGAAGTTTTAGGTTCTGGTCCATTAGAAAAATACATTAAACGACATGGAGTAATTCCTAAAAAAATTCCATACCAACAAATAGTCAAACACATGCAGCAAGTGGATTTACTTATCCTACCTTCAAAACCAACCAAGTATTGGGAAGAATATTTAGGTATGGTGCTTTTGGAAAGCATGGCTACTGGTTTGCCAATTGTGACTACTAGTTGTGGAGCAATTCCAGAAGTAGTTGGAGACGCTGCTTTAATGGTTAAACCTGGCGATAGTGAGCAGCTATATAAAACTTGGAGACAAATGATAGAAGATATATCTTTGAGAAATAAGCTTTCCCAAAAAGGCTTGAAACGAGCTAAAACTCATTTTGATGCCAACAAACAAGCGGAAAAATTAAAAAAGTTATATCAGACTATTCTAGGGGCGCCTCGCCATAAATAA
- a CDS encoding glycosyltransferase family 4 protein, giving the protein MKKKKIAIFHNLPGGGAKRVFNKLNLYLSKDFKIKEFTIKSTPNSNFFSYLFFTIATIPKIHRKIASTINNADFNFVIIHHDLYTKSPYILRCLKLKTIYICHEEPREFYSDKRYFSTSLKLKLVNLLRHPLKFIDLLNVKYATIAVANSKFSQKKLSEIYKRNFEIIRLGVDVNKFKPNKKQRKKYYLTIGAMSKFKGIDFLIDSLSKLPKEKQYPLVVVGDKGRDYKNLVNQAKVKNIKIILKNKISENELIKTYQESQLTLAAGINEPFGLFLLESISCGTPIVAVNEGGYSEIIQNPNLGILSPRNVHKFSENIIKQLDKRVDKKKMYQFVQDNWTWKQSYNDLKQIVKKL; this is encoded by the coding sequence ATGAAAAAAAAGAAAATTGCAATTTTCCATAACTTACCCGGCGGTGGTGCTAAAAGAGTTTTTAATAAACTTAATTTATATTTAAGTAAAGACTTCAAAATAAAAGAATTTACTATTAAAAGTACTCCTAATTCGAACTTTTTCTCTTATCTATTTTTTACTATTGCAACCATACCTAAAATTCATAGAAAAATAGCAAGCACTATTAATAATGCTGATTTTAATTTTGTGATTATTCATCATGACTTATATACAAAATCACCTTATATTTTAAGATGTCTCAAGCTAAAAACTATTTATATATGTCACGAAGAACCAAGAGAGTTCTATTCTGATAAGAGGTATTTCTCAACTTCATTAAAGTTAAAATTAGTAAATTTATTAAGACACCCTCTCAAATTCATCGATTTATTAAATGTTAAATATGCAACAATAGCTGTTGCTAATTCAAAATTTTCACAAAAAAAATTATCTGAGATATATAAAAGAAATTTTGAAATTATAAGACTTGGGGTGGATGTAAATAAATTTAAGCCAAATAAAAAACAAAGAAAAAAATATTACCTAACTATTGGTGCAATGTCTAAATTTAAGGGTATAGATTTTCTAATAGATTCTTTATCCAAACTTCCTAAAGAAAAACAATATCCTCTCGTTGTTGTTGGCGACAAGGGTCGAGACTATAAAAATTTAGTAAATCAAGCAAAAGTAAAAAATATAAAAATTATTTTAAAAAATAAAATTAGTGAAAACGAATTAATAAAAACTTATCAAGAATCACAATTAACATTAGCAGCTGGTATAAATGAACCATTTGGATTATTTTTATTAGAAAGTATTAGTTGTGGAACACCAATTGTAGCTGTAAATGAAGGTGGATATTCTGAAATAATTCAAAATCCAAATTTAGGCATTTTGTCTCCAAGAAATGTGCATAAATTTTCAGAAAATATAATTAAACAGCTAGATAAAAGAGTCGATAAGAAAAAGATGTATCAATTTGTTCAGGATAATTGGACTTGGAAACAAAGTTATAACGATTTAAAACAAATAGTTAAAAAATTATGA
- a CDS encoding M48 family metallopeptidase, with protein MNYKVRKSKRAKNISISIRDGEVVVTKPWYAPNFLVDQVVKKHQDWIVKNLAKQNTSKTSKNTIYYLGKVYRVLFNPGRLSINYVENEAQISAYNEMAAKRSLKEWHRNEARKAINLSVKSFSKAMEVNVMVVRLKDQSSRWGSCSSASNLNFSWRLILTPPEVLNYVVIHELAHLTHMNHSRKFWDLVEKFDPDYREHRRWLNRYGHTIKKMWYD; from the coding sequence ATGAATTATAAAGTTCGCAAAAGTAAACGAGCTAAAAATATCAGTATTTCTATTCGTGATGGAGAAGTGGTGGTAACCAAACCTTGGTATGCCCCGAATTTTTTGGTTGACCAAGTGGTTAAAAAGCATCAGGATTGGATAGTTAAAAACTTAGCTAAACAAAACACCTCAAAAACTTCTAAAAATACTATTTACTATTTGGGTAAAGTGTATCGGGTTTTATTTAATCCAGGGAGATTGTCAATTAACTATGTTGAAAATGAGGCACAAATCTCAGCTTATAATGAAATGGCTGCTAAAAGAAGCCTCAAAGAATGGCATAGAAATGAAGCTCGAAAAGCTATCAACCTTTCAGTTAAAAGCTTTTCTAAAGCCATGGAAGTAAACGTTATGGTTGTCAGGCTTAAAGATCAGTCAAGTCGGTGGGGGAGTTGTTCAAGTGCTTCTAATCTAAATTTTTCCTGGCGTTTGATCTTAACGCCACCTGAAGTTTTAAATTATGTAGTTATTCACGAACTAGCCCATTTAACTCATATGAATCACTCTAGAAAGTTTTGGGATTTGGTGGAGAAATTTGATCCAGATTATCGGGAACATCGCCGTTGGCTCAACCGATATGGCCATACTATCAAAAAAATGTGGTACGATTAG
- a CDS encoding DUF4258 domain-containing protein, producing MKYKGVIWTNHILQRMEERELSYDDVYWVFRKPDKSQYAKTKNAWKFYRNYKNLRVALIATKNEKKEWVFMTCWTKVLPKEVYTQTKKGSFWKTILKQMFG from the coding sequence ATGAAATATAAAGGTGTAATTTGGACCAATCATATTTTGCAACGAATGGAAGAGCGGGAGCTATCTTATGATGATGTCTATTGGGTTTTTCGCAAACCTGATAAATCACAATATGCTAAAACCAAAAATGCCTGGAAATTTTACCGGAATTATAAAAATTTACGCGTGGCTCTAATTGCCACTAAAAATGAGAAAAAAGAATGGGTGTTTATGACTTGCTGGACCAAAGTTTTACCAAAAGAAGTTTATACTCAAACTAAAAAAGGAAGTTTTTGGAAGACCATTTTAAAGCAAATGTTTGGCTAA
- a CDS encoding glycosyltransferase family 4 protein: MNLPQVFMIGWEFPPHNSGGLGTACHGLITSLSNLNIPQTFVLPKALPLGAAYLQFCSPTLPNVQQIHINMELKPYSGMTREQSVYLKRKPSAGSMIEDAYAYAEVVGHMAARFPHNLIHSHDWMTYPAAFAANNVSHMPTILHVHSTEFDRTLNGAVNQQIAEIEYESLQRADQIIAVSNYTKQMVANKYAVDPNKIAVVHNGVDLSLQRQIYISNEELQSFAKGRKLVIFMGRLTAQKGPDYFIAIASQIARAVPNVLFVVAGDGDMYNQIIMQSAQQNLTGKLLYAGFLRDRQREFLYRRADLFIMPSVSEPFGIVALEAAAAYTPIIISKQSGVSEVMPFALSANYWDTDDLAGKAITILQNPELAQSLVNQGLGAVENINWHQAAQKCVHIYNQVLG, encoded by the coding sequence ATGAACCTGCCTCAAGTCTTCATGATTGGATGGGAATTTCCGCCACACAATAGTGGTGGTTTAGGCACGGCTTGTCATGGCCTAATTACTTCCCTATCTAATCTCAATATTCCTCAAACTTTTGTTTTACCCAAAGCCTTACCGCTAGGAGCCGCTTATTTACAATTTTGCAGCCCAACTTTACCGAATGTCCAACAAATTCATATCAATATGGAGCTCAAACCCTATTCTGGTATGACCAGAGAACAATCTGTATACCTCAAACGCAAACCTTCCGCTGGCTCAATGATTGAAGATGCTTATGCTTATGCAGAAGTAGTTGGTCATATGGCCGCTAGATTTCCCCATAATTTGATCCATTCCCATGATTGGATGACGTATCCCGCAGCTTTTGCAGCCAATAATGTTAGTCATATGCCAACCATTCTCCATGTTCATTCAACCGAATTCGACCGGACTTTAAATGGAGCTGTAAATCAACAAATCGCTGAAATTGAATATGAATCTCTACAACGGGCTGATCAAATTATTGCTGTCAGTAATTACACAAAACAAATGGTAGCCAATAAATATGCTGTTGATCCCAATAAAATTGCTGTGGTTCATAATGGGGTTGATTTATCTCTTCAACGTCAAATTTATATTAGCAATGAGGAGCTCCAAAGTTTTGCTAAAGGCCGTAAATTAGTCATTTTCATGGGACGCTTAACTGCCCAAAAAGGGCCAGATTATTTCATAGCTATTGCCAGCCAAATTGCTCGAGCCGTACCAAATGTCCTGTTTGTAGTGGCTGGAGATGGCGATATGTACAACCAGATTATCATGCAGTCAGCCCAGCAAAATTTAACAGGTAAATTATTATATGCCGGCTTTTTACGAGACAGACAGAGAGAGTTTCTATATCGTCGCGCCGATCTTTTTATTATGCCTTCGGTGTCTGAACCCTTTGGTATCGTGGCTTTAGAAGCTGCAGCTGCCTACACCCCTATTATTATTTCCAAACAATCAGGAGTATCAGAAGTCATGCCTTTTGCTCTGTCAGCCAATTATTGGGATACTGATGATTTGGCGGGTAAAGCAATTACGATCTTACAAAACCCAGAACTAGCTCAGTCTTTAGTTAATCAAGGATTAGGAGCCGTTGAAAACATCAACTGGCACCAGGCTGCTCAAAAATGCGTCCATATCTATAATCAAGTTCTAGGATAA
- a CDS encoding polysaccharide deacetylase family protein, which produces MSAINFYFHVHQPYRLREYDVFDIGKDHNYFDNYSDNSLNKIVLKKVSEKCYLPMNTLLLHLLQKHPDFAFSFSISGLVIEQLERHAPEVLESFQKLAQTGRVEFIAETFYHSLSSIYSENEFAEQVEAQVQKIRQTFNYQAKVFRNTELIYSNDIAHRVAKLGFKGMLVEGVDRYLSWRKPNFVYHAKDLPKFKLLLKNYKLSDDIAFRFSQQSWSEWPLTAEKYQNWLNHDGIVGEVLNLFMDYETFGEHQWADSGIFFFFEKLIEYVTSEGKHFFTTPTNTFKLFEAKDVFDVPELTSWADTERDLTAWRGNTMQWDSLETIYQLEDRVKATNDPQLIHDWRLLQTSDHYYYMCTKWWNDGDVHAYFSAMRSPYDGYSRFNNALADLIWRIDQKT; this is translated from the coding sequence ATGTCTGCTATTAATTTTTATTTCCATGTTCACCAACCCTATCGTCTCAGAGAATATGATGTCTTTGATATAGGTAAGGATCACAACTATTTTGATAATTACTCAGACAATAGCCTCAATAAAATTGTTTTGAAAAAAGTATCAGAGAAATGCTATCTGCCAATGAATACTCTTTTGCTTCACTTATTACAAAAACACCCTGACTTTGCGTTTAGTTTTTCTATCTCCGGTTTGGTAATTGAGCAACTGGAACGCCATGCTCCAGAAGTCCTAGAATCATTTCAAAAACTAGCCCAAACTGGCCGGGTTGAGTTTATTGCTGAAACTTTTTATCATTCCTTGTCTAGTATTTATTCAGAAAACGAATTTGCTGAACAAGTTGAAGCCCAAGTCCAGAAAATCAGACAAACTTTTAATTATCAAGCTAAAGTTTTCCGTAATACTGAGCTGATTTATAGCAACGATATTGCCCACCGAGTGGCTAAGCTGGGTTTTAAAGGCATGCTGGTTGAAGGTGTGGATCGTTATCTATCTTGGCGTAAACCCAATTTTGTCTATCATGCTAAAGATTTACCAAAGTTTAAACTACTTCTCAAAAATTATAAGCTGTCTGATGATATTGCTTTTCGTTTCAGCCAACAAAGCTGGTCTGAGTGGCCTTTAACAGCCGAGAAGTATCAAAATTGGCTTAATCATGATGGTATTGTCGGTGAAGTCCTTAATCTCTTTATGGACTATGAAACTTTTGGTGAACACCAGTGGGCCGATAGCGGTATTTTCTTTTTCTTTGAAAAATTAATAGAGTACGTTACTAGTGAAGGTAAACACTTTTTTACCACTCCTACCAACACTTTTAAATTATTTGAAGCCAAGGATGTTTTTGACGTTCCGGAATTAACTTCTTGGGCTGATACTGAGCGAGATTTGACCGCTTGGCGTGGTAACACTATGCAATGGGACAGTCTAGAAACTATTTATCAACTTGAGGATCGGGTCAAAGCCACCAATGATCCACAACTGATTCATGACTGGCGCTTGCTCCAAACCAGTGATCACTATTATTATATGTGCACCAAATGGTGGAACGATGGCGATGTCCATGCTTATTTTAGTGCTATGCGTTCACCTTATGATGGTTATAGCCGGTTTAATAATGCCTTAGCTGATTTAATCTGGCGTATAGATCAAAAAACATAA